CGCTCCTTCGGCATCGACTGGCGGTTGCTGGTCGCGGCGGGCGCGCTGCTGTTCGTTGCCGGCGCGGCAATGATGCTTGCGGCGGCGGGGCTGTTCTGGCGGCTCGGCACCAACGTTCCGCCGTCCCAGCCGACGACCCTCATCGCAACGACCGGTCCCTATCGGTGGACCCGCAATCCCATGTATCTCGGCATGGCGCTTATCTATGCCGGCCTTGCGATCGGCTTCGACGGGCCGATCGCCTTCGCCTTGCTCCCGTTGGTGCTGATCGCGATCCAGACGCAAGTGATCGCCCGCGAGGAGCGCTATCTCGAAGCGAAGTTTGGCGACGGCTACCGCCGCTACAAGGCCGAGGTTCGCCGATGGCTCTGACTATTGCGCCGCTGCCGTCTGCGTGGCCGCCCGTCAGCCAGCTTCCCAACAGATCGCGTCGTTACCCGGAGCAGCTTTCAGTATCTGGAAAGTATCCATCCGTGCAGAGCCGTCGGCTATCCAACAACAGGGTGCATCAATGGTCTACAGTCTCATTGTCGAAAAAGAGATCCGCAGGAGCTTCGATCATGTCAACAACCAGCGTTGGGAAGATGCTGCAAAGGGCCTAACACCAAACGCGTATCACTGGGTTGCCGGAGATCATGCGTTGGGGGGTGAG
The nucleotide sequence above comes from Bradyrhizobium sp. NDS-1. Encoded proteins:
- a CDS encoding methyltransferase family protein, whose protein sequence is MAVERDSAGVRFPPPFIYLGALLLGLAAERIVPLRSFGIDWRLLVAAGALLFVAGAAMMLAAAGLFWRLGTNVPPSQPTTLIATTGPYRWTRNPMYLGMALIYAGLAIGFDGPIAFALLPLVLIAIQTQVIAREERYLEAKFGDGYRRYKAEVRRWL